TCACATGTCCCATCACAACCCCCAGCGCTGGCAGGATCACCGGCACAACCTGGCGCTGTTCCAGGCCCAGGCGCCCATCGCCGAGGCCCTGGCCCTGGACCAGTTGCTGTCGCCCACCGGGTCGCTGCAGCGCTACATCGCCCGGGTCGACCAGATCCGGCAGAACGCGCTTTCCCCCTGCGCCCGGGAGTGACGCTGTAGCGCATCGAGAAAGCGCCCCTGGCTGCCAAACAGCATCAGCACCTGGGAGCGGTAGCACAGCGCGGCCTCGCGCCAGCGTGACCAGGAGCAGGCAATGTCCCGCGCCCGCAGGCGCAGGCCCAGGGCCTGCACATGCGCCTGCTCAAGCTGTGCGGAGCACTGTTCGACGTAGGGAAAATCGCTGTAGAAGAACAGCCGGTTGTCCAGGGTGCGCGCCAGACGGTGGGTCAGGCAATGATCGACATGGGCACCGATGGCCAGGGGCGCGCACAGCACATCCTGCGGCCGCAGGCAGCCGCGCAGGCGCTGCAGCAGCCCAGGGTCGGGCTCCGGCCAGGAGGCCGGGTCGGGCTGGAGAAACAGCGACTGCGGGCTGGCATGCACGAACTCGCCGTGGCCATCCAGGCGCAAGGCGGCATCCTGCGCCCCCAGGCTCGAACAGGTGTAACCGAGGACCGCCGCGGCGCGCTGATCCTCCTGGCGCCGCTGCCCGGGGCTGGAAAAACACCGCCAGCGCTGTTCGCCGGCATGGGCCCGGGCGATTGCCGAAGCGGCGTCGCCGGCAAACAGGCTCAGCAGCACGATCTCCCGCCCCCCGGCCCAGGGTTCCAGGCCGCTGCCCAGCGACCAGACGGC
This genomic stretch from Pseudomonas sp. Os17 harbors:
- a CDS encoding PIG-L deacetylase family protein; protein product: MPAEAPRGRVVVLSPHPDDAVWSLGSGLEPWAGGREIVLLSLFAGDAASAIARAHAGEQRWRCFSSPGQRRQEDQRAAAVLGYTCSSLGAQDAALRLDGHGEFVHASPQSLFLQPDPASWPEPDPGLLQRLRGCLRPQDVLCAPLAIGAHVDHCLTHRLARTLDNRLFFYSDFPYVEQCSAQLEQAHVQALGLRLRARDIACSWSRWREAALCYRSQVLMLFGSQGRFLDALQRHSRAQGESAFCRIWSTRAM